Proteins encoded together in one Thermoplasmatales archaeon BRNA1 window:
- a CDS encoding 23S rRNA Um-2552 2'-O-methyltransferase, which produces MAERHREYYYRLAKEMDYRSRASFKLLQLDEKFHIFEEGDSVVDLGACPGGWSQVAYDIVGEKGKVIGVDLRYIHPLEGVQFIIGDITDDNTMIRLLDMVGGKVDVVLSDMAPNIAGHYSTDHARSIELCMYAVDVCDRILKKGGKMAMKVFMGDLFQDLERELKKRFDSVIVTSPKASRPTSSEVYVVCRGFLGAHNVKPVPKPVKNDEKQPEFRPKGGNF; this is translated from the coding sequence GTGGCCGAGCGCCACCGCGAGTACTACTACCGCCTCGCGAAGGAGATGGACTACCGTTCCAGGGCATCCTTTAAGCTCCTCCAGCTCGACGAGAAGTTCCACATCTTCGAGGAGGGGGACTCCGTAGTGGACCTCGGGGCATGTCCCGGGGGATGGTCTCAGGTCGCATACGACATCGTAGGGGAGAAGGGGAAGGTCATCGGAGTGGACCTTCGCTACATCCACCCTCTCGAGGGAGTGCAGTTCATCATCGGGGACATCACCGACGACAACACCATGATACGCCTCCTGGACATGGTCGGAGGCAAGGTCGACGTGGTCCTTTCCGACATGGCGCCCAACATCGCCGGCCATTATTCCACGGACCACGCCAGGTCCATCGAGCTCTGCATGTACGCCGTTGACGTCTGCGACAGGATCCTGAAGAAGGGCGGCAAGATGGCCATGAAGGTTTTCATGGGGGACTTATTCCAGGACCTGGAGAGGGAACTGAAGAAGAGGTTCGACAGCGTCATCGTCACCTCGCCGAAGGCGTCCCGTCCTACATCGTCCGAGGTGTACGTCGTCTGCCGCGGTTTCCTGGGGGCCCACAACGTCAAGCCCGTCCCCAAGCCGGTGAAGAACGATGAGAAACAGCCCGAGTTCAGGCCTAAGGGCGGCAATTTCTGA
- a CDS encoding Lhr-like helicase has product MPFDTLSPVLVEALRSRGITEPTDPQRDAIPRIQKGHNVLVVAPTGIGKTESAMLPVFDDLAQLEDRKGIRCIYVTPLRALNRDMLRRMEDLGAELKVSVGVRHGDTPQSERNRMSRSPPQILITTPETMQIMFIGKNLREGLKNVKYVVIDEIHELAGNERGAQLAVALERLVQLAGEYQRIGLSATVGNLDEVRNFLSGEGREVDVCKHDTFREFDIRVERPLPAEADAELQDKLQSDPDILAVMKRARYLIDSVTSTLFFVNTRETAEWLASRYHMWDEDYPIGVHHGSLSKENRMETEDEFKTQKLKGLICTSSLELGIDIGSADLVIQYNSPRQVARMTQRAGRAGHRIGGRIRSVILATAPDEVAEAMVVARRCEAKEMEYAAGRPNPLNVLANQLVGMAMVGPFEKEEGYRTVIRSHPFRTLSKKDFDDTVEQLKSIWILRENEDGTVGKSRKGMQYFYQNISMIPDEKTYRVRDIGTRAIIGTLDESFVATLEGEAEMFIAKGRTWRVVEMREDELLVEEARTVGNVPSWEGSDIPVPFEVAMEVGHLRRKRDFSRYPADRPSVECVTEYLDLQQERWTVPTDNIVTIETGDRVAIINCCFGSRVNDTLSKILSALLTARVGESLGVTTDAYRIILQLPRNIDRKVIYDTFMSIRPGTVEAISRLTVLNSTHLKWRFMNVAKKFGIIEKGADRRYINYGRLFDIHKDTPAYNDAVNKVLWEDLDIENTELALRLIHDGKISVVMQGASSIGLEGITRTKELMQPARADHAILMAMKKRLDNEILYASCLNCKNQRRLRVGDAPKRLRCPSCDGVMIALLKDYERDLIRDYGKPGRGAEGKKNDMRINKNANLVNSYGGMAAEVLAGRGVGPEVAARILMKMHVDEDELLRDIMASEVLYARTKRFWD; this is encoded by the coding sequence ATGCCCTTCGACACGCTGAGCCCCGTCCTCGTGGAGGCGCTGCGCTCGAGGGGCATCACCGAACCCACCGACCCCCAGAGGGACGCCATCCCCAGGATCCAGAAGGGCCATAACGTCCTGGTCGTAGCACCCACTGGTATCGGGAAGACCGAATCCGCGATGCTGCCCGTTTTCGACGATCTCGCACAGCTCGAGGACCGCAAGGGAATCAGATGCATCTACGTCACCCCGCTCCGCGCGCTGAACCGCGACATGCTCCGCAGGATGGAGGACCTGGGTGCGGAGCTGAAGGTGTCCGTCGGCGTGAGGCACGGGGACACCCCTCAGAGCGAGAGGAACCGTATGTCCAGGAGTCCTCCCCAGATCCTCATCACCACCCCCGAGACCATGCAGATCATGTTCATCGGGAAGAACCTCCGCGAGGGCCTGAAGAACGTGAAGTACGTGGTGATCGACGAGATCCACGAGCTCGCCGGCAACGAGAGAGGGGCCCAGCTGGCCGTCGCCCTCGAGAGACTGGTCCAACTCGCGGGGGAATACCAGAGGATCGGCCTTTCCGCGACAGTCGGGAACCTGGACGAGGTGAGGAACTTCCTCTCCGGAGAGGGGAGGGAGGTCGATGTCTGCAAGCATGACACCTTCAGGGAGTTCGACATCCGCGTGGAGAGGCCCCTTCCCGCGGAGGCGGATGCCGAACTGCAGGACAAGCTTCAGAGCGACCCCGACATCCTCGCTGTGATGAAAAGAGCCAGATATCTCATCGACAGCGTCACTTCCACGCTTTTCTTCGTCAACACCAGGGAGACCGCCGAGTGGCTGGCATCCCGTTATCACATGTGGGACGAGGACTACCCCATCGGTGTCCACCACGGTTCCCTCTCCAAGGAGAACCGCATGGAGACCGAGGACGAGTTCAAGACGCAGAAACTCAAGGGCCTGATCTGCACATCCTCCCTCGAACTGGGGATCGACATCGGTTCCGCCGACCTCGTCATACAGTACAATTCCCCCAGGCAGGTCGCCCGCATGACTCAGAGGGCCGGAAGGGCGGGACACCGCATAGGCGGGAGGATCCGCTCGGTAATCCTGGCCACCGCACCCGACGAAGTGGCCGAGGCCATGGTCGTCGCCAGGAGATGCGAGGCCAAGGAGATGGAATACGCCGCCGGAAGGCCGAATCCCCTCAACGTACTCGCCAACCAGCTCGTCGGGATGGCGATGGTGGGTCCGTTCGAAAAGGAAGAGGGGTACAGGACGGTGATCCGTTCCCACCCGTTCCGGACCCTTTCGAAAAAGGACTTCGACGACACCGTCGAGCAGCTGAAATCCATATGGATCCTCAGGGAGAACGAGGATGGGACCGTCGGTAAATCCCGCAAGGGGATGCAGTACTTCTACCAGAACATCTCGATGATCCCCGACGAGAAGACCTACCGCGTCAGGGATATCGGGACCAGGGCGATCATAGGTACCCTCGACGAGAGCTTCGTAGCCACCCTCGAGGGAGAGGCGGAGATGTTCATCGCCAAGGGAAGGACCTGGAGGGTCGTCGAGATGCGTGAGGACGAGCTCCTTGTCGAGGAGGCCCGCACCGTCGGCAACGTCCCCTCGTGGGAGGGATCCGACATCCCCGTCCCCTTCGAGGTCGCCATGGAGGTGGGGCATCTCAGGAGGAAGAGGGACTTCTCCAGATATCCCGCCGACAGACCCTCCGTGGAATGCGTCACCGAATACCTCGACCTCCAGCAGGAGAGGTGGACTGTCCCCACGGACAACATCGTCACCATCGAGACAGGCGACAGGGTTGCGATAATCAACTGCTGTTTCGGGAGCAGGGTCAACGACACACTGTCGAAGATCCTCTCCGCGCTCCTCACCGCAAGGGTCGGAGAGAGCCTGGGAGTGACCACCGACGCATACAGGATCATCCTCCAGCTCCCCAGGAACATAGACCGCAAGGTGATCTACGACACCTTCATGTCCATCCGCCCCGGAACCGTCGAGGCGATTTCGAGGCTGACCGTCCTCAACTCCACGCACCTAAAGTGGAGGTTCATGAACGTCGCCAAGAAGTTCGGTATCATCGAGAAGGGTGCGGACCGCCGCTACATCAACTACGGCAGGCTGTTCGACATCCACAAGGACACGCCCGCGTACAACGATGCCGTGAACAAGGTGCTATGGGAGGACCTCGACATCGAGAATACCGAACTGGCACTCAGACTGATCCACGACGGGAAGATTAGTGTCGTGATGCAGGGCGCATCGTCCATCGGGCTCGAGGGGATTACCCGCACAAAGGAGCTCATGCAGCCCGCGAGGGCAGACCATGCCATCCTCATGGCGATGAAGAAGAGGCTGGACAACGAGATCCTCTACGCATCCTGCCTTAACTGCAAGAACCAGAGGAGACTCAGGGTCGGGGACGCCCCGAAGAGGCTGAGATGCCCGTCGTGCGACGGGGTGATGATCGCCCTTCTCAAGGATTACGAGAGGGACCTCATCAGGGATTACGGCAAACCCGGAAGGGGTGCCGAGGGCAAGAAGAACGACATGCGCATCAACAAGAACGCCAACCTAGTGAACTCCTACGGGGGGATGGCTGCCGAAGTTCTTGCGGGAAGGGGAGTGGGACCGGAAGTGGCCGCCCGCATCCTGATGAAGATGCATGTCGACGAGGACGAACTGCTCCGCGACATAATGGCATCCGAGGTCCTGTACGCCAGGACCAAGAGATTCTGGGACTGA
- a CDS encoding phosphoribosylaminoimidazole synthetase, translating to MTGWTYEKSGVSIDKKSSSIESLVGQLKYQRKGFGQQVHHPGLFASLIDFGDRYVTLATDGVGTKILIAEELGIWDTIGIDCIAMNVNDTICVNATPISFVDYIAIDKPDGEVTKQVGIGLNRGAELSDMEIVGGEIAVLPEIVNGLDLSGTCMGVVDKDKIITGETCEKGDLIVSLKSSGLHSNGLTLARKVVEANNIKMTDSVSGLTKSIGKELLTPTEIYVKQVLGITGKHEVHGLVDITGGGLRNILRMRKGLKYTIDDPVKPQPIFQVLQELGQIEDKEIYQTLNMGMGFTIIAPETEAEDIARENPNAQVVGRVEEGNGVYFAPADVLYDHY from the coding sequence ATGACCGGATGGACCTACGAGAAATCGGGCGTCAGCATCGACAAGAAATCCAGCTCCATTGAGTCGCTCGTGGGGCAGCTGAAGTACCAGAGGAAGGGCTTCGGACAGCAGGTCCACCACCCCGGACTCTTCGCGAGTCTCATCGACTTCGGGGACAGGTACGTTACCCTGGCTACCGACGGCGTCGGCACCAAGATCCTCATCGCAGAGGAACTCGGAATCTGGGACACCATCGGTATCGACTGCATCGCCATGAACGTCAACGACACCATCTGCGTCAACGCCACACCCATCTCCTTCGTGGACTACATCGCCATCGACAAACCCGACGGCGAGGTAACCAAGCAGGTCGGCATCGGACTGAACCGCGGGGCCGAGCTCTCCGACATGGAGATCGTCGGCGGGGAGATCGCCGTACTCCCCGAGATCGTCAACGGTCTCGACCTCTCCGGAACCTGCATGGGAGTCGTGGACAAGGACAAGATCATCACCGGAGAGACCTGCGAGAAGGGCGACCTCATCGTATCCCTGAAATCCTCCGGTCTCCACTCCAACGGACTCACCCTCGCAAGGAAGGTCGTCGAGGCTAACAACATCAAGATGACCGATTCCGTCTCCGGTCTCACCAAGAGCATCGGAAAGGAGCTCCTCACTCCCACCGAGATCTACGTCAAGCAGGTCCTGGGAATCACCGGGAAGCACGAGGTCCACGGACTCGTCGACATCACCGGGGGAGGACTCAGGAACATCCTCAGGATGAGGAAGGGACTGAAGTACACCATCGACGACCCCGTCAAGCCCCAGCCCATCTTCCAGGTCCTTCAGGAACTCGGACAGATCGAGGACAAGGAGATCTACCAGACCCTCAACATGGGAATGGGATTCACCATCATCGCCCCCGAGACGGAGGCCGAGGACATCGCCAGGGAGAACCCCAACGCGCAGGTCGTCGGACGCGTGGAGGAAGGGAACGGGGTGTACTTCGCACCCGCAGACGTCCTCTACGACCACTATTGA
- a CDS encoding putative transcriptional regulator with an HTH domain, producing the protein MTVDDLISSMLREEGGFQKSFRSILDDELHMSLNEFCQVSGISQSTMYKILEERREPNLRTIRQIIKAINIISSRDTEKFVAVIASTSFMVGLPRSLDTLANGEVSVREYTVSSVEDAILAAVRAERDGALAIICAPIVAETIEKITKVQVFPVVPMDSVVKILDDIKTRY; encoded by the coding sequence ATGACCGTAGACGATCTCATTTCAAGCATGCTCCGCGAGGAGGGAGGGTTCCAGAAGTCCTTCCGCAGCATCCTCGACGACGAGCTGCACATGTCGCTGAACGAGTTCTGCCAGGTATCCGGCATCTCCCAGAGCACGATGTACAAGATCCTGGAGGAGAGGAGGGAGCCCAACCTCCGCACCATCAGGCAGATCATCAAGGCCATCAACATCATCTCCAGCCGCGACACCGAGAAGTTCGTGGCTGTCATCGCATCGACCTCCTTCATGGTCGGTCTCCCCAGGTCCCTGGACACCCTCGCCAACGGAGAGGTCAGCGTCAGGGAGTACACGGTGTCCAGCGTCGAGGACGCCATCCTCGCGGCGGTCCGCGCCGAGCGCGACGGGGCCCTGGCAATCATCTGCGCGCCCATAGTCGCCGAGACCATAGAGAAGATCACCAAGGTTCAGGTGTTCCCGGTGGTCCCGATGGACTCCGTCGTCAAGATATTGGACGACATAAAGACCCGTTACTGA
- a CDS encoding thioredoxin → MAVTELNSATFKDFVKNNKVAMVDCWAPWCGPCRRMGPEVDKVAEALAGKVAVGKLNTDDNQDVAAEFGINAIPTLLIFKDGVQQDPLVGLRPADDVISYLEQYIE, encoded by the coding sequence ATGGCAGTAACCGAGCTCAACTCCGCAACTTTCAAGGATTTCGTGAAGAACAACAAGGTCGCAATGGTCGACTGCTGGGCACCCTGGTGCGGCCCCTGCAGGAGGATGGGGCCCGAGGTCGACAAGGTCGCCGAGGCCCTCGCCGGGAAGGTCGCGGTCGGAAAGCTCAACACCGACGACAACCAGGACGTCGCCGCAGAGTTCGGCATCAACGCGATCCCGACTCTTCTGATATTCAAGGACGGCGTCCAGCAGGACCCCCTGGTAGGACTCAGGCCCGCCGACGACGTGATCTCCTACCTCGAGCAGTACATCGAGTGA
- a CDS encoding Thioredoxin reductase translates to MDADVAVIGLGPAGIQAAIHAARKKVSVVSIGKIDSSSTYGIKVENYFGLSQTASGIDLLSSGLEQIRSLGVRVLEMNVLSAARNGNGFTITAESGETISAKSVILATGISRVKLNVPGEKEFANGRGVSYCAVCDCNFYKGKTVAVVGSESEAAVSAELMTKYASKVYWISANPKADPSLVSKAESAGAESVRASVAEIRGADRVSSVLLSDGREIQVDGVFIELGGRSSADLAMDLEVYPEVDDTIKVDRSCATQVPGVFACGDITGRPWQIAKAVGEGAVAGLSAADYVRKGSQ, encoded by the coding sequence ATGGACGCGGACGTGGCGGTCATAGGTCTGGGGCCCGCGGGCATCCAGGCCGCGATTCATGCCGCAAGGAAGAAGGTCTCGGTCGTCTCCATCGGGAAGATCGATTCGAGCTCCACCTACGGCATCAAGGTCGAGAACTACTTCGGCCTGTCGCAGACCGCATCCGGCATCGACCTGCTCAGCAGCGGTCTGGAGCAGATAAGGTCCCTCGGGGTCAGGGTCCTCGAGATGAACGTCCTCTCCGCGGCCAGGAACGGAAACGGTTTCACAATCACGGCAGAATCCGGCGAGACAATCAGCGCGAAGTCGGTGATTCTCGCAACGGGCATATCCCGCGTAAAGCTCAACGTCCCCGGCGAGAAGGAGTTCGCCAACGGGAGGGGAGTGAGCTACTGCGCAGTGTGCGACTGCAACTTCTACAAAGGAAAGACCGTGGCCGTCGTGGGCTCCGAGTCCGAGGCGGCGGTTTCCGCCGAACTCATGACCAAGTACGCCTCCAAGGTCTATTGGATATCCGCAAATCCGAAGGCCGACCCGTCCCTCGTGTCAAAGGCGGAATCCGCCGGAGCCGAATCCGTACGCGCTTCCGTCGCCGAGATCAGGGGTGCGGACAGGGTCTCCTCGGTCCTCCTCTCCGACGGGAGGGAGATACAGGTGGACGGGGTCTTCATCGAACTCGGGGGCAGGTCCTCCGCCGACCTCGCGATGGACCTGGAGGTCTATCCCGAGGTAGACGACACGATCAAGGTCGACCGCTCATGCGCCACCCAGGTACCGGGCGTCTTCGCCTGTGGCGACATCACCGGCCGCCCGTGGCAGATCGCCAAGGCAGTCGGGGAGGGGGCGGTGGCGGGGCTGTCCGCGGCCGATTACGTTAGGAAGGGGTCACAATGA
- a CDS encoding histone acetyltransferase, ELP3 family, with amino-acid sequence MDEIADRIIEAMRSGEVTDRDSLQRLKMRLCSEYGPDKVPPNSEILAHVSDEERKQFLPLLVKKPMRTASGVAVVAVMTSPYPCPHGKCAYCPGGVSNVSPQSYTGKEPAARRAAMNRFDPYDQVAARIAQLEEIGHDVSKIDLIIMGGTFTSRNPQYQEWFVKRCFDAMNGVVKPDMASAQEYNSRCEHRCIGLTVETRPDYFMKEEQIRRMMDLGATRVELGVQILDDEVLKGVSRGHSVEEVRKATSACRGLGLKVCYHIMPGLPGSSPDNDYRCFRRIFDEPDFRPDMLKFYPTLVVAGTHLYEMWENGEYEPLDTDTAVELVSKMKAYVPEYVRIQRIQRDIPVPEISAGILKSNLRQLVQNNMDAHGMRCRCIRCREVGHTGAVLEDPEKVILKITEYEASGGKERFIAYEYEDSLVGYVRLRTDDSDVAKIRELKVFGNETAVGKAAESWQHRGFGKKLLAHAEDIARSEGKTKITVTSGVGVREYYASVGYRLEAPYMAKDL; translated from the coding sequence ATGGACGAGATCGCCGACCGTATAATCGAGGCGATGAGGTCGGGTGAGGTCACCGACCGCGATTCCCTCCAGCGCCTCAAGATGCGTCTGTGCTCGGAGTACGGGCCGGACAAGGTCCCCCCTAACTCCGAGATCCTGGCACATGTATCGGACGAGGAGAGGAAGCAGTTCCTACCCCTTCTCGTGAAGAAGCCCATGCGCACCGCTTCGGGCGTCGCCGTCGTTGCCGTCATGACCTCTCCGTACCCCTGCCCCCACGGCAAGTGCGCCTACTGCCCGGGAGGGGTCTCCAACGTCTCCCCCCAGTCCTACACCGGTAAGGAGCCCGCCGCCAGGAGGGCCGCCATGAACCGTTTCGATCCCTACGACCAGGTGGCCGCGAGGATCGCGCAGCTGGAGGAGATAGGGCACGACGTCTCCAAGATCGACCTCATCATCATGGGAGGGACGTTCACCTCCCGCAACCCCCAGTATCAGGAGTGGTTCGTCAAGAGGTGCTTCGACGCCATGAACGGCGTGGTGAAGCCGGACATGGCATCCGCCCAGGAGTACAACTCCCGCTGCGAGCACCGCTGCATCGGTCTCACAGTCGAGACCCGTCCGGACTATTTCATGAAGGAGGAGCAGATCCGCAGGATGATGGACCTGGGCGCCACCCGCGTGGAGCTGGGGGTCCAGATCCTCGACGACGAAGTCCTCAAAGGGGTCTCCAGAGGGCACAGTGTGGAGGAGGTGAGGAAGGCCACCTCTGCCTGCCGCGGCCTCGGTCTGAAGGTCTGCTACCACATCATGCCCGGCCTCCCGGGTTCCTCCCCCGATAACGATTACAGGTGCTTCAGGCGCATATTCGATGAGCCGGACTTCCGTCCGGACATGCTGAAGTTCTACCCCACCCTGGTGGTCGCGGGCACCCACCTCTACGAAATGTGGGAGAACGGGGAGTACGAACCCCTGGATACCGACACCGCGGTGGAACTGGTGTCGAAGATGAAGGCATACGTTCCCGAATACGTCCGTATCCAGAGGATCCAGAGGGACATCCCCGTTCCAGAGATCTCCGCGGGGATCCTCAAGAGCAACCTCAGGCAGCTCGTGCAGAACAATATGGACGCCCACGGCATGAGGTGCAGGTGCATCAGGTGCCGCGAGGTCGGCCACACAGGCGCCGTCCTGGAGGACCCGGAGAAGGTGATTCTGAAGATAACCGAATACGAGGCCTCCGGAGGGAAGGAGAGGTTCATCGCCTACGAGTACGAGGATTCCCTGGTGGGATACGTACGTCTCCGCACCGACGATTCCGATGTCGCGAAGATCCGCGAACTGAAGGTCTTCGGGAACGAGACAGCGGTCGGGAAAGCAGCGGAGAGCTGGCAGCACAGGGGGTTCGGAAAGAAGCTGCT
- a CDS encoding putative domain HDIG — protein sequence MLWDAGCKKRVVVHCATVRAVAEEIAKAIPEADMDIVIAGALLHDIGRSRLHSIEHAYIGAQILEQEGLPQCLVDIVRKHTGAGLDQEDVEEMGLPPGDYIPRTIEEKIVAHADNLVSDNRVVEVQHSIEKLESKGAVRGAQRVADLHKELSQLYGEDLDCMKDRIGEYPKLKGVKP from the coding sequence ATGCTCTGGGACGCGGGCTGCAAGAAGCGCGTCGTCGTTCACTGCGCCACCGTGAGGGCTGTGGCGGAGGAGATCGCCAAGGCGATCCCCGAGGCCGATATGGACATCGTCATCGCAGGCGCGCTCCTCCACGACATCGGACGCTCCAGGCTGCATTCCATCGAGCACGCCTACATCGGTGCGCAGATCCTCGAGCAGGAGGGACTCCCCCAGTGCCTCGTGGACATCGTGAGGAAGCACACCGGGGCGGGTCTCGACCAGGAGGACGTCGAGGAGATGGGCCTTCCGCCAGGGGACTACATCCCCAGGACCATCGAGGAGAAGATCGTCGCCCACGCCGACAACCTGGTCAGCGACAACCGCGTCGTCGAGGTCCAGCACTCCATCGAGAAGCTCGAGAGCAAGGGTGCCGTCCGCGGTGCGCAGAGGGTCGCGGATCTCCACAAGGAATTATCCCAATTGTACGGAGAGGACCTGGACTGCATGAAGGACCGCATCGGCGAGTATCCCAAGCTGAAAGGCGTCAAACCCTGA
- a CDS encoding Fe-S oxidoreductase, giving the protein MPWIEESLAACVQCGYCIAGCQAHRQTPWESDTPRGKIYYINQINAATPLDKPLGRVATLNPYFVDAMYKCTGCGTCEAVCHAKIHLVELWEEVRRWLVSYGHGPLDVHKGMHDRVVEVRNPYGGNPAARGDWWPAEVPRYDTPDVIFFAGCTGSYRQQGIPQTGVRILNRGGVRMNILGSDEWCCTSPLLRTGDESQTLECAEHIVEKADGMGAKDMVMTCSGCYKTISTDFGRFYAKVQQNVYHFSQYAEKLINEKKLPLNHPFPHKVTYHDPCHLGRHMGVYDAPRNVMAKIKGLELIEMPRNRANSMCCGAGGGYKSQFNNFAVRIASDRIREAEATGAEILVTSCPFCVTNLSQGAKAIGSKIKVMDLSDVLMEVTAPVEEEKPADAPAA; this is encoded by the coding sequence ATGCCGTGGATCGAGGAGTCCCTCGCAGCCTGTGTACAGTGCGGATACTGCATCGCCGGATGCCAGGCCCACAGGCAGACCCCTTGGGAGTCCGACACCCCCCGCGGAAAGATCTACTACATCAACCAGATCAACGCCGCAACCCCACTGGACAAACCCCTCGGAAGGGTAGCTACCCTCAACCCCTACTTCGTCGACGCGATGTACAAGTGCACCGGATGCGGAACCTGCGAGGCTGTCTGCCACGCGAAGATCCACCTCGTCGAACTCTGGGAGGAGGTCCGCAGGTGGCTCGTCTCCTACGGACACGGACCCCTGGACGTCCACAAGGGAATGCACGACCGTGTTGTCGAGGTCCGCAACCCGTACGGCGGAAACCCCGCCGCCCGCGGCGACTGGTGGCCCGCAGAGGTTCCCAGGTACGACACCCCCGACGTCATCTTCTTCGCAGGATGCACCGGATCCTACAGGCAGCAGGGAATCCCCCAGACTGGTGTCAGGATCCTCAACCGCGGCGGCGTCAGGATGAACATCCTCGGATCCGACGAGTGGTGCTGCACCTCCCCGCTCCTCAGGACCGGAGACGAGTCCCAGACCCTCGAGTGCGCGGAGCACATCGTCGAGAAGGCCGACGGAATGGGAGCGAAGGACATGGTCATGACCTGCTCCGGATGCTACAAGACCATCTCCACCGACTTCGGACGCTTCTACGCCAAGGTCCAGCAGAACGTTTACCACTTCTCCCAGTACGCGGAGAAGCTCATCAACGAGAAGAAGCTCCCCCTCAACCACCCCTTCCCGCACAAGGTCACCTACCACGACCCCTGCCACCTCGGAAGGCACATGGGAGTCTATGACGCACCCAGGAACGTCATGGCCAAAATCAAGGGACTGGAGCTCATCGAGATGCCCAGGAACAGGGCCAACTCCATGTGCTGCGGTGCAGGAGGAGGTTACAAGTCCCAGTTCAACAACTTCGCGGTCAGGATTGCATCCGACAGAATCCGCGAGGCCGAGGCCACCGGTGCCGAGATTCTCGTCACCAGTTGCCCGTTCTGCGTCACCAACCTGTCCCAGGGTGCAAAGGCTATCGGTTCCAAGATCAAGGTCATGGACCTCTCCGACGTCCTCATGGAGGTCACCGCCCCCGTCGAGGAGGAGAAGCCCGCCGACGCCCCCGCAGCGTGA